One part of the Enterococcus sp. DIV1094 genome encodes these proteins:
- a CDS encoding ISL3 family transposase produces MENSIKKMLRLTDKYLTIQDVSYETFHQTNTLVIDAVLAPPTSACLTCGSAVRDSKGKTVIVKNGKKMTCIRFDQFNHLPLIMRLKKQRYHCRNCHTHWTAQSYFVRPNHSIAEHVKMKIIALLTEKVSLSFIAKHCQVSIPTVTRILKSLKTYLPKQAKRHLPKVLMVDEFRSHVSSEDKMSFICADGETGQLVDILPTRKLSRLTTYFQTCVNPSDVDYLVTDMNAAYFQLTKKVFPHAKLVIDRFHVVKHMNQAFQDFRVREMKRLIASGNRTMPRKLKSHWRLLTKNRKNINHTEYKTWRSFRAPKYPYLTEAMVLDRLLSASTALKVAYQAFHELADAFRDKDHESFFTLLHQLPETLDKEFRLKLQNLLSYEEGIRHSLIYPYSNGKIEAKNTHIKTLKRVSYGFKSFENMRIRIFLTNQVIHVK; encoded by the coding sequence TGCTTGTTTGACTTGTGGCTCTGCCGTGAGAGATTCGAAGGGGAAAACGGTCATTGTCAAAAATGGCAAGAAAATGACCTGCATTCGTTTCGATCAATTCAACCATTTACCGCTAATCATGCGGCTGAAGAAACAACGTTATCACTGTAGAAACTGCCATACCCATTGGACAGCCCAAAGCTATTTTGTTCGGCCAAATCATTCGATTGCCGAGCATGTAAAAATGAAAATCATTGCTTTACTCACCGAAAAGGTCTCCTTATCTTTTATCGCAAAGCATTGCCAGGTGTCTATTCCAACGGTGACGCGTATTTTGAAGTCGTTAAAAACCTATTTACCAAAACAAGCCAAGCGCCACCTGCCCAAAGTATTGATGGTCGATGAATTTCGTTCCCATGTATCCTCAGAAGATAAGATGAGTTTTATTTGTGCCGATGGGGAAACCGGGCAATTAGTTGATATCTTACCCACTCGAAAATTGTCTCGGTTGACCACTTATTTCCAGACATGTGTGAATCCATCTGACGTCGACTATTTAGTTACTGATATGAATGCGGCGTATTTTCAACTAACAAAAAAAGTATTTCCTCATGCCAAACTGGTCATTGATCGTTTTCATGTGGTCAAACACATGAATCAAGCGTTCCAAGATTTTCGTGTCCGTGAAATGAAACGCCTGATTGCTTCGGGCAATCGGACAATGCCAAGGAAATTAAAAAGCCATTGGCGCTTACTCACCAAAAATCGGAAGAATATCAACCACACAGAATATAAAACTTGGCGTAGCTTTCGTGCCCCAAAGTATCCTTACCTGACAGAAGCCATGGTGCTTGACCGTTTATTAAGTGCTTCAACTGCCTTGAAAGTCGCCTATCAAGCGTTCCATGAACTAGCGGATGCCTTTCGTGACAAAGACCACGAGTCATTTTTCACTCTCTTGCATCAGTTACCAGAAACATTAGATAAAGAATTTCGGCTAAAACTACAAAATCTTCTGAGCTATGAAGAAGGGATTCGTCATTCTTTGATTTATCCTTACTCTAATGGGAAAATTGAAGCAAAAAACACCCACATCAAAACACTCAAACGAGTGTCTTATGGCTTTAAATCATTTGAGAACATGCGCATCCGAATCTTTTTGACGAATCAAGTCATTCACGTCAAATAA
- a CDS encoding FtsW/RodA/SpoVE family cell cycle protein, producing the protein MGVKDIKKLDLYLLVPYLLISVIGLLMIYSASTFRLMSFDQSTKQLLVRQLVFVGLSWGMIFFIYRIRPAFILDHRIVKIMMGIGIVGLMLTKVPGIGVNISGAQRWISIAGFQFQPAEIVNVGMIFYLAHYFRTSKQSLNELKKPFLIISLCTLLILFQPKVTGAILLILLAAIMITTVQLPVRYILVFFAGLLSLFLVLGGIIYLLGSNDLLPSLFAHTYDRLTIAFNPFLDPYGKGFQMSQSYYAMYNGGLFGLGLGNSITKKGYLPVAETDFIFSIILEELGLIVGLLILALLFSIILRLFVLSANEPNQQIGLIYLGTGMLLLLQTSINIASISGMIPMTGIPLPFISYGGSSYLILSLLLGVCLKLSSRGARNEI; encoded by the coding sequence ATGGGTGTAAAAGATATTAAAAAATTAGACTTATATTTACTCGTACCATATCTGCTGATCAGTGTGATCGGTCTGCTGATGATCTATAGTGCGAGTACGTTTCGTCTGATGTCATTCGATCAAAGTACGAAACAGCTTTTAGTTCGACAATTGGTATTCGTAGGACTGAGTTGGGGAATGATTTTTTTCATTTATCGAATCAGACCTGCATTCATACTCGATCATCGAATCGTAAAAATAATGATGGGGATCGGTATCGTCGGATTGATGTTGACGAAAGTACCAGGAATCGGTGTCAATATCAGTGGGGCGCAACGGTGGATCTCCATTGCTGGCTTTCAATTCCAACCCGCAGAAATCGTGAATGTCGGTATGATCTTTTATTTAGCTCATTATTTTAGAACATCGAAGCAATCATTGAATGAACTGAAAAAACCATTTTTGATCATCTCTTTATGTACTCTGCTGATTTTATTCCAACCAAAGGTAACTGGTGCAATTTTATTGATTTTATTAGCAGCAATCATGATCACCACGGTGCAATTACCAGTTCGTTATATCTTAGTGTTTTTTGCAGGATTACTCAGTCTTTTTTTGGTTCTCGGAGGAATCATCTACTTGCTAGGAAGCAATGATTTATTACCAAGCCTTTTTGCACACACATATGATCGTTTGACGATTGCATTTAATCCCTTTTTAGATCCATATGGCAAAGGATTCCAGATGAGCCAATCTTATTATGCCATGTATAACGGTGGACTTTTTGGGTTAGGGCTAGGGAATAGTATTACCAAAAAAGGATATTTACCAGTAGCGGAAACGGATTTTATTTTTTCGATTATTTTGGAAGAGTTAGGGCTGATTGTTGGCCTACTGATTTTGGCATTGCTATTTTCAATCATCTTGCGCTTATTTGTTTTAAGCGCCAACGAGCCAAACCAACAAATCGGCTTGATCTATTTGGGAACAGGAATGCTGCTATTGTTACAGACGAGCATCAATATTGCGAGTATCAGTGGCATGATCCCAATGACCGGTATCCCATTACCTTTTATCAGTTATGGGGGATCAAGTTATTTGATTTTATCACTGCTATTAGGAGTGTGCCTGAAACTGTCTTCACGAGGTGCCAGAAATGAAATTTAA
- a CDS encoding FtsW/RodA/SpoVE family cell cycle protein has protein sequence MKFKFNEFNYALFLPIFLFYLLSVAVQYGAAVYDQVPVRSVVFKQIVFCLMSLALLLIMQRVKTVVFLKYSPYFYAFSLVVMALLHRFYDPVMFQITGTKRWLRIGGFSFQPSELVKLTFILVVVYVTLIYEQNVKHRTVKTDLFYVGKILLVSVPTFLLMYMQKDFGTSLVFVICLGALFMIAGVHWKIMTTMTAVLVILGAILIALVFTEYGNQILYRLNFKTYQLDRVRAWVDPFAYSQSIGYQQSQSLLSIGAGGFSGRASSINPVYVPVRESDMIFTVVAESFGFLGSVSVLFLYFYLFYQIIYSAIETNNKGNVYLAVVFVFGLLFQVFENIGAAIGLLPLTGIPLPFLSQGGTSLLVIGCGLGIILGFKKYD, from the coding sequence ATGAAATTTAAATTCAATGAATTCAACTACGCACTATTTTTACCGATTTTTCTTTTTTATCTATTGAGTGTTGCCGTACAATATGGTGCAGCAGTATATGATCAAGTTCCAGTCAGAAGTGTTGTGTTCAAACAAATTGTCTTTTGTCTGATGTCCTTAGCGTTGTTATTGATCATGCAGCGCGTGAAAACAGTTGTTTTTTTAAAATATTCTCCGTATTTTTATGCTTTTTCTCTAGTAGTGATGGCACTTTTGCATCGCTTTTATGACCCGGTGATGTTTCAAATCACAGGAACAAAACGTTGGCTAAGAATCGGTGGTTTCTCCTTTCAGCCTTCCGAGCTAGTAAAGTTGACGTTTATTCTAGTCGTGGTTTATGTGACGTTGATCTATGAACAAAATGTCAAGCACCGGACTGTCAAAACAGATCTGTTTTATGTCGGCAAGATTTTACTCGTTAGTGTGCCGACCTTCTTATTGATGTACATGCAAAAAGATTTTGGAACAAGTTTAGTCTTTGTCATTTGCTTGGGGGCATTATTCATGATCGCTGGGGTCCATTGGAAGATCATGACGACAATGACTGCTGTTCTAGTGATTCTCGGGGCCATTTTGATTGCATTAGTATTTACTGAATACGGCAACCAGATTTTATATCGTCTGAATTTTAAGACTTATCAGTTAGATCGGGTACGGGCATGGGTCGATCCATTTGCATATAGTCAATCAATTGGCTATCAGCAATCACAAAGTTTGCTTTCGATTGGGGCAGGCGGATTTAGTGGACGAGCTTCATCGATCAATCCAGTATACGTACCGGTTCGTGAATCAGATATGATCTTTACGGTAGTTGCTGAGTCATTTGGTTTTTTAGGAAGTGTTTCAGTACTCTTTTTATATTTTTATCTTTTTTATCAAATCATTTATAGCGCAATCGAAACAAACAATAAAGGAAACGTATATCTCGCAGTCGTCTTTGTTTTCGGGTTGCTATTCCAAGTGTTTGAAAACATAGGAGCGGCGATTGGTTTACTTCCACTAACAGGGATTCCTTTACCATTTTTAAGTCAGGGAGGAACTTCCCTTTTGGTCATTGGTTGTGGACTGGGTATTATTTTAGGGTTTAAAAAGTATGATTGA
- a CDS encoding phosphatase PAP2/LCP family protein: MKQIPKGTLVVALVSFVLLATLSTLVITENTAFNQLDLAIYQRDHLIEIPGLTTFFSNFAKLATILPTLFFTGLLAIVSWRKQYHKLAVWSVSMVLTLSFVGYVLKQAIHRTRPDVEQLVSRSSYSFPSGHSILSMTLFLVFLITMYIIYREQKVSKFVWVAALYPVLIACSRIYLRVHYPSDIFAGFLLSFLVVFLCYSLFFSFITKKTVRKKHQQKRVFSRKQKGLLAFMLVLFFLVASGVAYGVRFYYDAKQTVTSMQQPLKRETVQREKDTPVSILVLGIANNSIRKTDYRANTIMLVTLNNQKKTTTITSIPRDSFVELADMDGKIDKINHAHSYGGIDKMVDTVERYLEVPIHHYVSLNMDGLEALIDAVGGITVNNAFEFTAEDIHYPEGELELNGWEGLQYARMRAEDPESDYGRQKRQREVVNILVNEFLSVKSLFNYRQLLEVVGENGTTDMSLDQMIEMMNDYHTALSNITNHQLQGEQYIGDGILGEAGIYYEKIPEEERMRVMQLLHEQLEINGQSLSYQE; the protein is encoded by the coding sequence ATGAAACAGATACCAAAAGGAACATTGGTGGTAGCACTTGTATCATTCGTCTTATTGGCGACTTTATCCACACTAGTTATCACAGAAAATACAGCATTCAACCAACTCGATTTAGCGATTTATCAGCGAGATCATTTAATAGAAATCCCTGGATTAACCACTTTTTTCAGCAATTTTGCAAAGCTTGCAACGATTTTACCTACTTTATTTTTCACTGGCTTGCTTGCGATAGTTAGTTGGAGGAAGCAGTACCATAAACTGGCGGTTTGGTCAGTTTCTATGGTTTTAACATTGAGTTTTGTCGGTTATGTTCTGAAACAAGCGATTCATCGGACGCGACCGGATGTGGAACAATTGGTTTCTAGATCGTCTTACTCCTTTCCAAGTGGTCATTCGATTTTGTCGATGACATTATTCTTAGTTTTTTTGATCACGATGTACATTATTTATCGAGAACAAAAGGTAAGTAAATTCGTTTGGGTAGCTGCTCTTTATCCAGTATTGATCGCTTGTTCTAGGATCTATTTGCGCGTACATTATCCAAGTGATATCTTCGCAGGTTTCCTGCTCAGTTTTTTAGTCGTTTTCTTATGCTATAGTTTATTTTTCTCTTTTATCACTAAAAAAACGGTCAGAAAAAAACATCAGCAAAAACGAGTGTTCAGTAGAAAGCAAAAAGGGTTGTTAGCCTTCATGTTGGTTCTTTTTTTCTTGGTAGCCTCTGGCGTCGCCTATGGTGTTCGCTTTTATTATGATGCAAAACAGACGGTGACCTCGATGCAACAGCCATTGAAAAGAGAAACCGTCCAACGTGAAAAAGATACGCCAGTTAGTATTTTAGTTTTAGGTATCGCCAATAATTCCATCCGAAAAACGGATTATCGGGCGAATACGATCATGTTAGTCACTTTGAATAATCAAAAGAAAACAACAACGATCACGAGTATTCCTAGAGACTCGTTTGTTGAGCTTGCAGATATGGACGGGAAGATCGACAAAATCAATCACGCCCATTCATATGGCGGGATCGATAAGATGGTGGATACCGTTGAACGTTACCTCGAAGTACCGATCCATCACTATGTGTCCTTGAATATGGATGGATTAGAAGCCTTGATCGATGCTGTGGGAGGAATCACTGTCAATAATGCGTTTGAATTTACAGCAGAAGATATCCATTATCCGGAAGGTGAGTTGGAATTAAATGGTTGGGAAGGCTTGCAATATGCGAGAATGCGGGCAGAAGATCCAGAGTCGGACTACGGTCGACAAAAAAGGCAAAGAGAAGTGGTCAATATTCTCGTCAATGAGTTTCTATCCGTTAAAAGTCTGTTCAACTATCGTCAACTGTTAGAAGTAGTAGGTGAAAATGGTACGACAGATATGTCCTTAGATCAAATGATCGAAATGATGAATGACTATCATACCGCGTTATCAAATATCACCAATCATCAGTTACAAGGGGAGCAGTATATTGGCGATGGAATCTTAGGAGAAGCAGGGATCTACTATGAAAAGATTCCAGAAGAGGAACGGATGAGAGTGATGCAACTGCTTCATGAACAATTAGAAATAAATGGCCAGAGCCTCTCTTATCAAGAGTAA
- a CDS encoding aldo/keto reductase translates to MNSLTSTYRLSNGYEIPVVGFGTWQTPDGDVAVSSVKEALAAGYRHIDTAQGYKNEESVGQAIKESGIPREEIFLTTKLWNSNHSYDLVMSSFEDSLTKLQTDYVDLFLIHWPNPVSFRENWQEANAETWRAFEELYEAGKIKAIGVSNFLPHHMDELAKTAKIMPMVNQVFLAPGELQPPVVEYAQKHDIVLEAYSPLGTGKIFDVPEMKEIAETHNKSIAQVALRWSLQHGFLPLPKSVTPSRIKENTELFDFELTEEEMKTIDQLDGVVGKAKDPDTAQF, encoded by the coding sequence ATGAATTCATTAACATCTACTTATCGTTTATCAAACGGCTATGAAATCCCTGTTGTCGGTTTCGGTACTTGGCAAACCCCTGATGGAGACGTTGCTGTTTCCTCAGTAAAAGAAGCTTTAGCTGCGGGTTATCGTCACATTGATACCGCTCAAGGTTACAAAAATGAAGAAAGTGTTGGACAAGCTATCAAAGAAAGTGGCATTCCCCGCGAAGAGATTTTCTTGACAACTAAGCTTTGGAATTCAAACCACAGCTATGATTTAGTGATGTCCTCATTTGAAGACTCTTTAACAAAATTACAAACAGACTACGTGGATCTATTCTTGATCCATTGGCCTAATCCAGTCTCATTCCGTGAGAATTGGCAAGAAGCTAATGCCGAAACATGGCGTGCGTTTGAGGAATTATATGAAGCCGGTAAAATCAAAGCAATCGGTGTCAGCAACTTCTTACCTCATCACATGGATGAATTAGCTAAAACAGCAAAAATCATGCCGATGGTCAATCAAGTCTTTCTTGCACCTGGTGAATTACAACCACCTGTTGTTGAGTATGCGCAAAAACATGACATCGTTCTTGAAGCTTACAGCCCTCTTGGAACGGGTAAAATCTTCGATGTTCCAGAAATGAAAGAAATCGCTGAAACTCACAACAAGAGCATTGCCCAAGTAGCACTGCGTTGGTCATTACAACATGGCTTCTTGCCATTACCTAAATCTGTTACACCAAGCAGAATCAAAGAAAATACTGAATTATTTGATTTTGAACTGACAGAAGAAGAAATGAAAACGATCGACCAATTAGATGGCGTCGTTGGTAAAGCAAAAGATCCAGATACTGCACAATTCTAA
- a CDS encoding nucleoid-associated protein: MDIYLKKAILHIIDRETGSPVFSQQELDLTKEFVRDFLQKKIQKISSAQTKTGQLTEESPFSQNLKQCQENFIEESERLVQRWFDIYAESEEAPSADVFVVLYEVDTVMYLALLKVNYRDAYTHFVEADEAGIDNRLILNRAILGSKSQKADEALAVNLSDLTYELIEKRYEFSGKKEWYFSGKVIESVPAPSLEDNVKVIKKVAKQLGKKFEAEEFDIMADLKEAVYDTIEEKGRLDHELIAEKVFKENITAKLAFQEEVQEQGFIPEAPPVREVQEISEKKFGKQKFRLSNGIELIVPVDVYRNPDLIEFVNNPDGTISVMIKNVDEVLNRL; this comes from the coding sequence ATGGATATCTATTTAAAAAAAGCAATTTTGCATATTATTGATCGAGAAACAGGTTCCCCTGTATTTTCACAACAAGAATTGGATCTTACGAAAGAGTTTGTCCGTGATTTCCTACAAAAGAAAATCCAAAAAATCTCTTCTGCACAAACGAAAACAGGGCAACTAACGGAAGAAAGTCCTTTTTCACAAAACTTGAAACAGTGCCAAGAAAATTTTATTGAAGAAAGCGAACGCTTGGTGCAGCGGTGGTTTGACATTTATGCGGAAAGTGAAGAAGCCCCTAGTGCGGATGTCTTCGTTGTTTTGTATGAAGTGGATACAGTGATGTATTTAGCTTTATTGAAAGTCAATTATCGGGATGCGTATACTCATTTTGTAGAAGCAGATGAAGCAGGCATAGACAATCGTTTGATTTTGAATCGAGCGATTCTTGGGTCGAAATCGCAGAAAGCAGACGAAGCATTGGCAGTCAATTTATCCGATTTGACTTATGAATTGATTGAAAAGCGCTATGAATTTTCTGGTAAAAAAGAATGGTACTTCTCTGGTAAAGTGATCGAGAGCGTGCCAGCGCCTTCTTTAGAAGATAATGTCAAAGTGATCAAAAAAGTCGCAAAGCAACTTGGCAAAAAATTTGAAGCGGAAGAGTTCGATATCATGGCTGACTTAAAAGAGGCGGTGTATGATACGATCGAAGAAAAAGGGCGACTGGATCATGAACTGATTGCAGAAAAAGTCTTCAAAGAAAATATCACCGCTAAGTTGGCATTCCAAGAAGAAGTCCAAGAGCAAGGATTTATCCCAGAAGCACCACCAGTCAGAGAAGTGCAAGAAATTTCAGAGAAAAAATTTGGTAAACAAAAATTCCGTTTATCTAACGGCATTGAATTGATCGTGCCAGTCGATGTTTATCGTAATCCGGATCTGATTGAATTTGTCAATAATCCTGACGGCACGATCTCAGTGATGATCAAAAACGTTGATGAAGTACTGAATCGTTTATAA